The Gammaproteobacteria bacterium sequence GCAATCGCCCAGCCGCTTTCAGCGGAGCACTTTGCAAAGGACGCGGAGTTTCAGCGGGTGGTCATTTCTCCCGATGGAGATCGACTCGCCACCACGCTGAGGGTCGACGGTCGCGTGCTGCTGAATGTCTTGCAACTTCCTAGTTTGAAACCAATTGGAACTTTTGGCCTGCGTGACGGGCGTGATGTCGAGGACATCTACTGGGCGACGAATGACCGAATTCTATTCGGCCTTTCGTATCGATCGGGGGACGAGGAAGCGCCGGTATTCACCGGGGATCTGATGGCCGTGAATGTGGACGGATCCGGTGTGAAGATCTTGCTGAGCAGTCGTTCCAACATCGTCAGCAACGTCTCTATTTCGGGGCGAGTATGGTGGATTCTCGACGTGCTGAAAGATGATCCGGACTACGTCCTGATCGCTCGCTATGAGCTCTCAAAGAAACTCTTTCCTGTGGTCTACCGGCTCAACCTGAAAAATGGAAGGCTGTTCCACGTGTTGGATGCACGTCAGCGACACGCGGATTTCTTAACGGACCATGAGGGCAGGCTGCGTGTTCAGGTCGGTACCGAACTGAACGACTCGTGGGTCGTTCAATATCGGAGTTCCGAAAAATCCAAGTGGGAGGAAATCGGTCGGTACGGCGGTTTCGGAAAAAAATCAGTTTCATTTGGGGGAATCTCACCGCTTGAGTTTGACCACGACAACAAGCAGGTGTACGCGGTGGATGACCTTGGTAGTGCGACCAAGGGCTTGGTTCTGATCGACCCCGAAAAGAAGGGCGATCCGCAGCTTCTGTTCAGGCATCCGATTTTTGATGTGAACGGCTTGGTCCCAAGCCGTACCCGCGGGCAGCCTATCGGCGTAGCCTGGGAAGGGGATCGGACAGAGTGGAGGTTCTTCGAACCCCTGCATCCAGACGCAGCGCTCTTCGAGGGCATTCGCCAGTCATTCAAGGGTCAGGACGTCCGCTTCGAGAACTTTTCTTGGGAACGTAGCCGGGCCGTATTTTCCGTTGAAAGTGACATATCCCCGACCGTGTTCTACGTGATCGACCTTGAGCACAAGAAAATGCTCGCAAAGTTTCCGACGCGTCCCTGGATCGACAGTTCAAGGATGTCGCCGATGCTACCTTTGGAAATGCAGGCTCGCGACGACGTTACGCTCAGAGGCTATCTCACCCTGCCGAAGGATCGTAAGAAAGATGAGCTGAAGAAAATGGTCGTCCTTCCTCACGGGGGGCCTCACGGCGTCCGAGACTACTGGGGCTTCGATCCGGAAGTGCAATGGCTGGCGGCTAATGGCTACGCGGTTCTACAAGTGAATTACCGCGGTTCATCAGGATACGGCAAGGAATTTCGGGCCCTTGGTCATGGGGAATGGGGCGCCAAAATGCAGGACGACCTGACCGATGCCACGCTGTGGGCAATCCAGAACGGCTTCGCCGACCGGTCCGCCGTCTGCATCTATGGCGGCAGCTATGGCGGATACGCCTCGCTTATGGGCGTGGTTCGCGAGCCCAATCTCTATCAATGCGCCGTGGGCTTTGTTGGCGTCTACGACTTGGCGATGTGGAAAGACTACGGCGCTGCTTCGAGCTACGCGGAAGGCCGCGCTTACCAGGATGCCGTCATCGGACAGGATGA is a genomic window containing:
- a CDS encoding prolyl oligopeptidase family serine peptidase; this encodes MRIVAFTSILGAFAPAIAQPLSAEHFAKDAEFQRVVISPDGDRLATTLRVDGRVLLNVLQLPSLKPIGTFGLRDGRDVEDIYWATNDRILFGLSYRSGDEEAPVFTGDLMAVNVDGSGVKILLSSRSNIVSNVSISGRVWWILDVLKDDPDYVLIARYELSKKLFPVVYRLNLKNGRLFHVLDARQRHADFLTDHEGRLRVQVGTELNDSWVVQYRSSEKSKWEEIGRYGGFGKKSVSFGGISPLEFDHDNKQVYAVDDLGSATKGLVLIDPEKKGDPQLLFRHPIFDVNGLVPSRTRGQPIGVAWEGDRTEWRFFEPLHPDAALFEGIRQSFKGQDVRFENFSWERSRAVFSVESDISPTVFYVIDLEHKKMLAKFPTRPWIDSSRMSPMLPLEMQARDDVTLRGYLTLPKDRKKDELKKMVVLPHGGPHGVRDYWGFDPEVQWLAANGYAVLQVNYRGSSGYGKEFRALGHGEWGAKMQDDLTDATLWAIQNGFADRSAVCIYGGSYGGYASLMGVVREPNLYQCAVGFVGVYDLAMWKDYGAASSYAEGRAYQDAVIGQDEKTLRERSPAYRANEIKVPVLLIHGKDDYIAPIAQFDRMKDALEAAGNPPQTLLKTNEGHGFYGEENTAELYKTLVEFMDRSIGIAR